In Methanocaldococcus sp., the following are encoded in one genomic region:
- a CDS encoding MBL fold metallo-hydrolase, whose amino-acid sequence MRVEIIFLGSGGGRWATITQKRATGGFRIHTNELRMHVDPGPGAIVRLNELKISPWRTNVLFISHCHPDHYTDGEIIVEAITQGMTKKRGIFLGNLSVVEGFGEYEYVISKYHQSKLEKVQVLYPGDEISLYDTKLKATHTKHGDPFGIGFRLSTIFGDIGYTSDTEFIPELIEDFDGVRILIANVVRKKNERIKGHLCSNDVIDLINSMKKKPELLIMTHMGVRMTNPQIEAEYISQNTGIEVIPAKLGLKVELLNGYYKYQLMK is encoded by the coding sequence TTGAGGGTAGAGATTATATTTTTAGGTAGTGGTGGTGGTCGATGGGCTACAATTACTCAAAAAAGAGCCACAGGAGGATTTAGAATACATACTAATGAACTTAGAATGCATGTAGATCCTGGACCAGGGGCTATTGTAAGATTAAACGAACTAAAAATATCTCCTTGGAGAACTAATGTTTTATTTATCTCTCACTGTCATCCAGATCATTATACAGATGGAGAGATTATTGTTGAGGCTATAACTCAAGGAATGACAAAAAAAAGAGGAATTTTTTTAGGAAATCTCTCAGTTGTTGAAGGTTTTGGAGAGTATGAGTATGTTATATCTAAGTATCATCAGTCAAAACTTGAAAAAGTTCAGGTTTTATATCCAGGAGATGAAATAAGTTTATATGACACTAAACTTAAAGCAACTCATACTAAGCATGGAGATCCTTTTGGTATTGGTTTTAGATTATCAACAATTTTTGGAGATATTGGTTATACTTCGGATACAGAATTTATTCCAGAACTTATTGAGGATTTTGACGGAGTTAGGATTTTAATAGCGAATGTTGTTAGAAAGAAAAATGAAAGAATTAAAGGACATTTATGTTCAAACGACGTTATAGATTTAATAAATTCAATGAAGAAGAAGCCAGAATTGTTAATAATGACACATATGGGAGTTAGAATGACTAACCCCCAAATAGAGGCGGAGTATATTTCACAAAACACAGGAATTGAAGTAATTCCAGCAAAGTTAGGATTAAAAGTTGAACTTTTAAATGGCTATTATAAGTATCAGTTAATGAAATAA
- the mtxX gene encoding methanogenesis marker protein Mmp4/MtxX: MYAIGLGKENKEEILKAYNKLKEEGIDVVLIDNAKELVDKLLSKELKGAIRGSLSSSKVIPYLREKIGKFYRASILKNPFTNNIFLLSPVGIDDISENKDERIKDKIKIINYSIKFLKSYNIEPKVALLSGGRLNDLGRNKIVDETIYEAEKILEYFKGKFNIIHKGILIEEYLKDDCNIIIGIDGISGNLIFRCLGLICKVHGYGAVILSDKNINFIDTSRNANWERYYNAVKFLAGESFDLFKK; encoded by the coding sequence ATGTATGCGATAGGTTTAGGAAAAGAAAATAAAGAAGAAATTTTAAAAGCATACAATAAATTAAAAGAAGAGGGAATTGATGTTGTATTAATTGATAATGCAAAAGAATTGGTTGATAAATTATTATCAAAAGAATTGAAAGGGGCTATTAGAGGTTCTTTATCTTCATCAAAAGTTATTCCATATTTAAGAGAAAAAATAGGGAAATTTTATAGAGCATCTATTTTAAAAAACCCTTTCACAAACAATATTTTTTTACTTTCACCAGTTGGCATTGATGATATATCTGAAAATAAAGATGAAAGAATAAAAGACAAAATAAAAATTATTAATTATTCAATTAAATTTTTAAAATCCTATAATATTGAGCCAAAAGTTGCTTTACTCTCTGGTGGAAGATTAAATGATTTAGGTAGAAATAAAATAGTAGATGAGACAATATACGAAGCTGAAAAGATCTTAGAGTATTTTAAAGGTAAGTTTAATATAATACATAAAGGTATATTAATAGAAGAATATTTAAAGGATGATTGCAATATTATTATAGGTATTGATGGAATTTCTGGAAATCTTATTTTTAGATGCTTAGGATTAATTTGCAAAGTTCATGGGTATGGGGCAGTTATTTTATCAGATAAAAATATAAACTTTATAGATACGAGTAGAAACGCTAATTGGGAGAGATATTACAATGCTGTCAAATTTTTAGCAGGTGAAAGTTTTGATTTATTCAAAAAATAG
- a CDS encoding methanogenesis marker 12 protein, whose product MITVGIDHGTSGITTCIKNNHKKIIFKLKRSELKEKSYLDELKKHVSLEDIDLIALTYSMGDGINKILPIEKVKNRGVLSIEGAGEKVGGGTKVYDEIKESNIPTVVIPGLHRGIECLDRRFRALYSHIASPEKVSISYYAHKLFGFKDFVLSDISSNTVTLLIKNGKIFGGFDACVGALGILHGPIDLEMIRDIDSKKITANEAFSKAGVVKIAKLYKGVENTKEEIIKNYLTDENCRLAIDSLILSVSMEINSLLPLLDKNKRRVVLAGSIGTLKEPINIPKRIKEFVEYKIYVLYGESGAIGGALIAEDILKGKRDILGIEVEF is encoded by the coding sequence ATGATAACAGTAGGCATAGATCACGGAACATCTGGAATTACAACATGTATAAAAAATAATCACAAAAAAATAATATTCAAATTAAAAAGGAGTGAATTAAAAGAAAAATCTTATTTAGATGAGTTAAAAAAACATGTTTCTTTGGAGGATATTGATTTAATTGCTTTGACTTACTCAATGGGAGATGGTATAAACAAAATTCTACCAATAGAAAAAGTCAAAAACAGAGGAGTTTTAAGCATAGAAGGGGCTGGAGAAAAGGTTGGAGGAGGAACAAAAGTTTATGATGAAATTAAAGAATCAAATATTCCAACAGTAGTTATTCCAGGGCTACATAGAGGAATAGAGTGCTTAGATAGGAGATTTAGAGCGTTATATTCCCACATCGCCTCTCCAGAGAAAGTTTCAATTTCTTATTATGCTCACAAATTATTTGGATTTAAAGATTTTGTTTTATCAGACATTTCATCAAATACTGTAACTTTGCTAATAAAAAATGGCAAAATTTTTGGAGGGTTTGATGCCTGTGTAGGGGCATTAGGTATTTTACACGGCCCTATTGATTTAGAGATGATTAGAGATATAGATAGTAAAAAAATAACGGCAAATGAGGCTTTTTCTAAGGCAGGAGTTGTTAAAATAGCAAAACTTTACAAAGGTGTAGAAAATACAAAAGAAGAAATTATTAAAAATTACCTTACTGATGAAAATTGTAGGTTGGCTATTGACAGTTTAATTTTAAGTGTTTCTATGGAAATTAACAGTTTATTACCTTTGTTAGATAAAAACAAAAGGAGAGTTGTTTTAGCAGGATCTATTGGAACTCTCAAAGAGCCTATAAACATTCCAAAAAGAATTAAAGAATTTGTTGAATATAAAATATATGTTTTATATGGAGAGAGTGGAGCAATTGGAGGGGCGTTAATAGCAGAAGATATTTTAAAAGGGAAGAGAGATATTTTAGGTATTGAAGTGGAGTTTTAA
- a CDS encoding cation:proton antiporter subunit C, with translation MDFQIVSFIASGILVIIGLYGVFFVDNILKKIIALEIMGSGINLVLITIGYNGGTIPIKLPNVPVEVFANKSAYPLTQALVLTNIVIEASMLAVMLGVSIILYKKYKTLKSSVILKED, from the coding sequence ATGGATTTTCAGATTGTTTCCTTTATAGCATCAGGAATTTTAGTAATTATAGGGTTGTATGGAGTATTTTTTGTTGATAATATTTTGAAAAAAATAATAGCCTTAGAAATTATGGGAAGTGGAATAAATTTAGTTTTAATAACCATTGGATACAATGGAGGAACAATTCCTATAAAACTTCCAAATGTTCCAGTAGAGGTTTTTGCTAATAAATCTGCATATCCTTTAACTCAGGCATTGGTTTTAACCAACATAGTTATTGAAGCATCTATGCTTGCAGTAATGCTTGGAGTTTCTATAATTTTATATAAAAAGTATAAAACACTAAAAAGTTCTGTAATATTGAAAGAAGATTAA
- the uppS gene encoding polyprenyl diphosphate synthase, which produces MGKRVVLDFYKFLEKSKILKIYEKILEESIDKDNLPKHIAIIMDGNRRTAEIYGKDKYYGHYLGAEKVREVLKWARELGIKVVTLYAFSTENFNRPKEEVNKLMELFEKKFYEIADDKEIHKYKVRVRAIGRIHLLPENVQKAIKYAENKTKNYNNFFVNIAIAYGGQQEIIDAVKKIAWKVKIGEIDPEDIDKELIDKHLYTSDLQYPNPDLIIRTSGEERISNFLIWQSSYSELYFCDIYWPLFRKIDFLRAIREYQRRHRRFGK; this is translated from the coding sequence ATTGGTAAAAGGGTAGTTTTAGATTTTTATAAATTTTTGGAAAAGTCAAAGATTTTAAAAATTTACGAGAAAATATTAGAGGAATCTATTGATAAAGATAATTTACCAAAACACATAGCCATAATTATGGATGGTAATAGAAGAACTGCTGAAATTTATGGGAAGGATAAATATTATGGGCACTACTTAGGGGCTGAGAAAGTTAGAGAGGTTTTAAAATGGGCGAGAGAATTGGGGATTAAAGTAGTTACATTATATGCTTTTTCAACTGAAAATTTTAATAGACCTAAGGAAGAAGTTAATAAACTTATGGAACTCTTTGAAAAAAAGTTTTATGAAATTGCTGATGACAAAGAAATACATAAATATAAAGTTAGAGTTAGAGCAATTGGTAGAATTCACTTATTACCTGAAAATGTTCAAAAAGCCATAAAATATGCTGAAAATAAAACGAAAAACTATAACAATTTTTTTGTAAATATCGCCATTGCCTATGGAGGACAACAGGAAATAATTGACGCAGTTAAAAAGATAGCATGGAAAGTTAAAATTGGAGAAATTGATCCAGAAGATATTGACAAAGAATTAATAGATAAACATCTATATACTTCTGATTTACAATATCCAAACCCAGATTTAATTATTAGAACTTCTGGAGAAGAGAGAATTAGCAATTTTTTAATTTGGCAGAGTTCCTATTCAGAGTTATATTTTTGCGATATATACTGGCCATTATTTAGAAAAATTGATTTTTTAAGGGCTATAAGAGAATATCAAAGGAGACATAGGAGGTTTGGTAAATGA
- a CDS encoding protease complex subunit PrcB family protein, whose translation MKTIKIFFLFLIFVVLFCGCFENPEIHKNYSIINKSNIENSSCYDYNNTVYFNNSKLQNITENKIKNNSVKLLNYEIIAYGSFGEKHSGYYFYNKDNKTFIVINLGEMPTAGYKINIINVTKTSNGIIVYYNVTPPKDFATMVITYPYIEICVNGSYNNVKCRNVNK comes from the coding sequence ATGAAAACTATAAAAATATTCTTCCTTTTTCTTATTTTTGTTGTATTATTCTGTGGATGTTTTGAAAACCCTGAAATACATAAAAACTATTCTATTATAAATAAATCAAATATAGAAAATTCATCTTGTTATGATTATAATAATACCGTTTATTTTAATAATTCTAAATTACAAAATATAACTGAAAATAAAATTAAAAATAACTCAGTAAAACTTTTAAATTATGAAATAATCGCCTATGGCTCTTTTGGAGAAAAACATAGTGGATATTATTTCTATAATAAAGATAATAAAACCTTTATAGTTATAAATTTAGGAGAAATGCCCACAGCAGGATATAAAATAAACATTATAAATGTAACAAAAACATCTAATGGAATTATAGTTTATTATAATGTTACTCCTCCAAAGGATTTTGCTACGATGGTTATAACTTATCCCTATATAGAGATATGTGTAAATGGATCATACAACAATGTGAAATGTAGGAATGTTAATAAATAA
- a CDS encoding ribose-phosphate diphosphokinase gives MIVVSGSQSQNLAFKVSNLLDTKLTRVEYKRFPDNEIYVRIVDEINDNEAVVINTQKNQNDAIIETILLCDALRDEGVEKITLVVPYLAYARQDKKFNPGEAVSIKALAKIYSNITDKLITINPHEIHIKDFFTIPFVYGDAIPKLAEYVKDKLDNPIVLAPDKGALEFAKTASKVLNAEYDYLEKTRLSPTEIQIAPKTLDVNNRDVLIIDDIISTGGTMATAVKLLKEQGAKKIISACVHPLLIGDALNKLYSAGVEEVVGTDTYLSEVSKVSVADIIVNLL, from the coding sequence GTGATAGTAGTTTCAGGAAGTCAGTCGCAAAATTTAGCTTTTAAAGTATCTAATCTTTTAGATACTAAATTAACAAGAGTAGAGTATAAAAGATTCCCAGATAATGAGATTTATGTTAGGATTGTAGATGAGATAAATGATAATGAAGCAGTAGTAATAAACACGCAAAAAAATCAAAATGATGCGATAATAGAGACTATTTTATTGTGCGACGCTTTGAGAGATGAAGGCGTTGAAAAAATAACATTAGTAGTTCCTTATTTGGCGTATGCAAGGCAAGATAAAAAATTCAATCCTGGAGAGGCTGTAAGTATTAAAGCATTGGCAAAAATATATTCAAACATAACAGACAAATTAATAACTATAAATCCTCATGAAATACATATAAAGGACTTTTTTACAATTCCTTTTGTTTATGGAGACGCTATTCCTAAATTGGCAGAGTATGTTAAAGATAAGTTAGATAATCCAATTGTTTTAGCCCCAGACAAGGGGGCATTAGAATTTGCTAAAACTGCATCAAAAGTGTTAAATGCTGAATATGACTACTTAGAAAAAACGAGATTATCTCCAACTGAGATTCAAATAGCTCCAAAAACATTAGATGTTAATAATAGAGATGTTTTAATCATAGATGATATTATCTCAACTGGAGGAACAATGGCGACTGCGGTTAAATTATTAAAAGAGCAAGGTGCTAAAAAAATAATCTCTGCCTGCGTTCATCCATTATTAATTGGAGACGCTTTAAATAAACTTTACTCAGCAGGTGTTGAGGAAGTTGTTGGAACAGATACATATTTATCAGAGGTAAGTAAAGTTAGCGTTGCAGATATTATCGTTAATCTATTATAA
- the wtpB gene encoding tungstate ABC transporter permease WtpB, which translates to MEKFDILMSIFLIIIFLFIFLPIVYMLINPGDLRVLLDNEVIDAFKTTLLAGTVSTLIALIFGIPTGYILARYDFKFKNFVEAVFDLPMAIPHSVIGILILSFIYGVNVIKFIENYVVDNFFGIVIVYLFVGIPFMVNSIRDGFLNVDEEIEYVSRTLGASKIRTFFEISLPLIKNNIISGVILSFARGISEVGALLIIAYYPKTVPVLILERFMSFGLNASKPISVAMIIVSIILFAILRMLRKQRIKNTG; encoded by the coding sequence ATGGAAAAATTCGACATTTTAATGTCAATATTTTTAATAATAATATTTCTGTTCATATTTTTGCCAATTGTCTATATGTTAATAAATCCAGGAGATTTAAGAGTGTTGTTAGATAATGAAGTTATAGATGCATTTAAAACGACATTGTTAGCTGGGACTGTATCTACATTAATAGCCTTAATCTTTGGAATTCCTACTGGATATATTTTGGCAAGATACGATTTTAAATTTAAAAATTTTGTTGAGGCTGTTTTTGATTTGCCAATGGCAATTCCTCATAGCGTTATTGGGATTTTAATATTATCTTTTATCTATGGAGTTAATGTAATAAAGTTTATTGAAAATTATGTTGTTGATAACTTTTTTGGAATAGTTATTGTTTATCTATTCGTAGGGATTCCTTTTATGGTTAATAGTATAAGAGATGGGTTTTTAAATGTAGATGAAGAAATTGAATATGTATCAAGAACTTTGGGGGCTTCAAAGATAAGGACATTTTTTGAAATTTCCCTACCATTAATAAAAAATAATATTATTTCTGGAGTAATTTTAAGTTTTGCAAGAGGAATTAGTGAAGTTGGAGCATTATTAATAATTGCATACTATCCAAAAACAGTTCCAGTTTTAATATTGGAGAGATTTATGAGTTTTGGTTTAAATGCATCGAAACCAATATCTGTAGCAATGATTATAGTTAGCATTATTTTGTTTGCAATACTTAGAATGCTAAGAAAACAGAGAATAAAAAATACTGGATAA
- the truD gene encoding tRNA pseudouridine(13) synthase TruD, translating to MKLRMKPEDFIVEEIIDFNKISGKKCYLYKLTKRNIESLKASSYISKKFRIPLKDIGYCGLKDKHALTTQYISIPKKYGKLHLDEINLKLDLVGESKFLLLGDLEGNKFTITVRGLKKDDIPKIKKNLKYLHYGAPNYFDSQRFGSVFDRKFIAKEIIKGNYEEAVKIILTKYKKSEKKIIKDLKRFINKNWGDWEKVWNYIKENNIKARLYVNMVKELKKSNDYKKALSYVDDRLKKIFVAAYQSYLWNECVKELLISYIPKEDRIYYEYEAGTLMFYKKIDNEIFETLKDKKFPTIAPDIEYNEQHKEIIDKILKREVLSMEDLNNIGDFGRFIYTERKILSIPKNLNIGEFEEDELNKGKYKITLSYELEKGSYATIIIKRAFLGVKTKKRFR from the coding sequence ATGAAACTTAGGATGAAACCGGAGGATTTTATCGTTGAAGAAATTATCGATTTTAATAAGATATCAGGAAAAAAATGTTATTTATATAAATTAACAAAGAGAAACATTGAAAGTTTAAAAGCATCTTCATACATTTCTAAGAAATTTAGAATTCCCTTAAAAGATATTGGATACTGTGGATTGAAAGATAAGCATGCATTAACTACTCAATATATCTCTATCCCAAAAAAATATGGAAAATTACATTTAGATGAGATAAATTTAAAATTAGACCTCGTAGGGGAGTCAAAATTTTTATTATTAGGGGATTTAGAAGGAAATAAATTTACTATAACTGTTAGAGGATTAAAAAAAGATGATATTCCAAAAATTAAAAAAAATTTGAAATATTTACATTATGGAGCACCAAATTATTTTGATAGTCAGAGATTTGGAAGCGTTTTTGATAGAAAATTTATTGCAAAGGAAATTATAAAAGGAAATTATGAAGAGGCAGTAAAAATAATATTAACAAAGTATAAAAAGTCTGAAAAAAAGATAATAAAAGATTTAAAAAGATTTATAAATAAAAATTGGGGAGATTGGGAAAAAGTTTGGAACTACATTAAAGAAAATAATATAAAGGCAAGATTATATGTAAATATGGTTAAAGAATTAAAAAAGAGTAATGATTACAAAAAAGCATTGAGTTATGTTGATGATAGATTAAAAAAGATATTTGTAGCGGCATATCAGAGTTATCTATGGAATGAATGCGTAAAAGAACTTTTAATAAGTTATATTCCCAAAGAAGATAGAATTTATTACGAATATGAGGCAGGAACTTTAATGTTTTATAAGAAAATAGATAATGAGATTTTTGAAACGCTAAAAGATAAAAAATTTCCAACAATAGCCCCTGATATAGAATATAATGAACAACATAAAGAAATTATAGATAAAATTTTAAAAAGGGAAGTTTTATCAATGGAAGATTTAAACAATATAGGAGATTTCGGTAGATTTATATACACTGAGAGGAAAATTTTATCAATACCTAAAAACTTAAATATTGGTGAATTTGAAGAGGATGAATTAAATAAAGGTAAATACAAAATAACTTTAAGTTATGAATTGGAAAAAGGTAGTTATGCAACAATTATAATAAAAAGAGCATTCTTAGGAGTTAAAACTAAAAAAAGATTCAGATAA
- a CDS encoding TraB family protein gives MKHIRIFNGVNECDIYLIGTAHVSKDSVKEVEEVITNLNPDGVAVELDYKRFLSLISEENKKIDVKKVLKEGNFIKFFIYLILANSQKKIGESFGINPGSEMKKSIEIAQKNGIPIYLIDREIDITLSRLLDKMSFREKIKVLWNLLNTEGENLELNENLLNEMVKNPEKFTKMLKDISPTIYEVLVDERDKYMAKELFELSKGKNSIVAVIGAGHVEGVIRYLKQLENGEDIDIYELTKVKRKNKRFTKILTYGISFTIFLIFLYAIYYAFNNPELLKMITFQWVLFTGGLSALGVLLARGKLITALIAFLSAPITTLIPLPLAAVGTIAGLVELKYREITDKDIVGLLNAESIKELFNNNLFKVLLVATLSNIGASIGVFYCLGKFVGFL, from the coding sequence TTGAAACATATAAGAATATTTAATGGAGTTAATGAATGCGATATTTACCTAATTGGAACTGCTCACGTCTCTAAAGATAGCGTTAAAGAGGTTGAAGAAGTTATTACAAATTTAAATCCTGATGGTGTTGCAGTAGAACTTGATTATAAAAGATTTTTATCCTTAATTTCAGAGGAGAATAAAAAAATAGATGTTAAAAAGGTATTAAAGGAGGGAAACTTTATAAAATTCTTTATTTATTTAATTTTGGCTAATTCACAAAAAAAGATTGGAGAGAGTTTTGGTATAAATCCTGGAAGCGAAATGAAAAAATCCATAGAAATAGCACAAAAAAATGGAATTCCTATATATTTAATTGATAGAGAGATAGATATAACATTATCAAGATTATTAGACAAAATGTCTTTTAGAGAAAAAATAAAAGTTTTGTGGAATTTATTAAACACTGAAGGGGAAAATTTGGAACTTAATGAAAATTTACTAAATGAGATGGTTAAAAATCCTGAAAAATTTACAAAGATGTTAAAAGATATTTCTCCAACTATATATGAGGTTTTAGTAGATGAGAGAGATAAATATATGGCTAAGGAGTTATTTGAACTTAGTAAGGGTAAAAATTCAATCGTTGCCGTAATTGGGGCTGGGCATGTTGAAGGAGTTATAAGATATTTAAAACAACTTGAAAATGGAGAAGACATTGATATATATGAATTAACAAAAGTAAAGAGAAAAAATAAAAGATTTACAAAGATTTTAACTTATGGAATTTCATTTACTATATTTTTAATATTTTTATATGCTATATACTATGCATTTAATAATCCAGAGTTGTTAAAGATGATAACATTTCAATGGGTATTATTTACTGGTGGATTGTCTGCTTTAGGTGTTCTTTTAGCGAGAGGTAAGTTAATAACCGCATTGATAGCATTTCTTTCAGCACCTATAACTACTCTAATCCCACTACCCTTAGCGGCTGTTGGAACTATTGCTGGACTTGTAGAGTTAAAGTATAGAGAAATAACTGATAAGGATATAGTTGGCTTACTAAATGCTGAATCAATTAAAGAACTTTTTAACAACAATTTATTTAAAGTTTTGTTAGTGGCCACTCTCTCTAATATAGGAGCATCTATTGGTGTTTTCTACTGCTTGGGTAAGTTTGTAGGATTTTTATAA
- a CDS encoding ATP-binding cassette domain-containing protein produces MLKVCNLSKIWKDFKLKNVSFEISNEYCVILGPSGAGKSVLIKCIAGILKVNSGKIILNSRDITNLPPEKRNVGYVPQNYALFPNKNVYKNIAYGLIIRKVDKLEIDRKVKEIAEFLNISHLLDRDIKTLSGGEQQRVSLARALVLNPSILLLDEPTSALDIRIKESIISELKKIKDIPVLHITHDLAEARTLGEKVGIFMDGELIAFGDKDILKKPNNRKVAEFLGFNVIDNEAISPEDVIIKNGNDGIVINVIDYGKYKKVFIKYKNYLIKSFTEMDLNIGDRVGLEFRNKIKLSS; encoded by the coding sequence ATGCTTAAAGTTTGTAATCTATCAAAGATTTGGAAAGATTTTAAATTGAAAAATGTTTCTTTTGAAATAAGTAATGAATACTGCGTAATTTTAGGACCAAGTGGTGCGGGAAAGTCAGTTCTTATAAAATGCATTGCAGGGATTCTAAAGGTAAACTCTGGGAAAATTATATTAAATAGTAGGGATATAACAAACCTACCTCCAGAAAAAAGAAATGTTGGATATGTTCCACAAAATTATGCATTATTTCCAAATAAAAATGTATATAAAAACATTGCCTACGGTTTAATAATAAGGAAAGTTGATAAGTTAGAGATTGATAGAAAAGTTAAAGAAATTGCAGAATTTTTAAATATATCTCATCTATTAGACAGAGATATTAAAACATTGAGTGGAGGAGAGCAACAAAGAGTATCTTTAGCGAGGGCGTTAGTATTAAATCCATCTATTTTACTCTTAGATGAGCCAACTTCTGCATTAGATATTAGAATCAAAGAAAGCATAATATCAGAACTAAAAAAAATAAAAGATATTCCTGTTTTGCATATAACTCACGATTTAGCAGAGGCAAGAACATTGGGAGAAAAAGTAGGCATATTTATGGACGGAGAACTTATAGCCTTTGGAGATAAGGATATATTAAAAAAACCTAATAATAGAAAAGTAGCAGAGTTCTTAGGATTTAATGTAATAGATAATGAGGCAATATCTCCTGAAGATGTAATTATAAAAAATGGAAATGATGGAATAGTTATAAATGTTATTGACTATGGAAAGTATAAAAAGGTGTTCATTAAATATAAAAATTACTTAATCAAGTCATTTACAGAAATGGATTTAAATATTGGTGATAGAGTAGGTTTAGAGTTTAGAAATAAGATAAAATTATCTTCATAA